Proteins encoded by one window of Leishmania infantum JPCM5 genome chromosome 32:
- a CDS encoding phosphatidate cytidylyltransferase-like protein: protein MDGYRTAAGPPAKGSPARNRIGLTNIQMRTVTICIVGPAVLAFSGYSGRCAALLAFFATFMCGIEWSGVKRHLKVALLMSMENTAMPAPQSPMLPLTMLADLVARPPPPSPCIEGVPLCPEEYDLPVAPISLYNVLKHLGWALLPLAAYSGEQTFLVTLEFYFVVFVVVTLTAHNRLELKVEQAMKLLSQQLSSGSQDSSRGAASAVCNGGGAPTAAAACKTEPDLSRTDQSVAKKERVAKAQRDYFLSMELHMIAERQPTEQFLDFCLDIFGIVWIAGIATPLFVYHITDVGLPWLSSTLIGNFANDIAALVVGRSLTMLRERYGKIYDVTGEEPPATGAANQPRKRPLKEANGLVRMLLRSPHHLNRAISPNKSVEGAVAGVIMNAVSFAGLMFWFYRELCAAPAANVVDPAFQNVALWLLLGTIMGVLGVCGDLLESLLKRAARVKDAGFIIPGHGGILDRVDGMLLVFPFMHCALRGIMSLSSNSGNRR from the coding sequence ATGGACGGTTACAGAACGGCCGCGGGCCCACCTGCAAAGGGGAGCCCGGCACGCAACCGGATCGGTCTCACCAACATTCAGATGCGGACGGTGACCATCTGCATCGTTGGCCCAGCTGTCCTCGCCTTCAGCGGCTATTCggggcgctgcgccgcacttctcgccttcttcgccacGTTCATGTGCGGCATCGAGTGGAGCGGCGTTAAGCGCCACCTCAAGGTCGCACTGCTCATGTCAATGGAGAATACAGCGATGCCAGCGCCTCAATCGCCGATGCTGCCTCTCACAATGCTGGCCGACCTGGTCGctcgaccgccgccgccatcgccttGCATTGAAGGGGTACCACTCTGCCCCGAAGAGTACGACCTGCCAGTGGCCCCCATCTCCCTCTACAATGTTCTGAAGCACCTTGGctgggcgctgctgccgcttgctGCATACAGTGGCGAGCAGACTTTTCTTGTCACGCTCGAGTTCTActtcgtcgtcttcgtcgttgtgacgctgacggcgcatAATCGGCTGGAGCTCAAGGTGGAGCAAGCAATGAAGCTGCTGAGCCAGCAGTTATCCTCCGGCTCGCAGGACAGCTCGCGTGGGGCGGCCAGCGCCGTTTGtaacggcggcggcgcccccaccgccgcggcagcatgcAAGACTGAGCCGGACCTGTCTCGGACGGACCAGAGTGTGGCGAAGAAGGAGCGGGTGGCCAAGGCACAGCGCGACTACTTTCTCTCGATGGAGCTGCACATGATCGCAGAACGGCAGCCAACGGAGCAGTTCCTTGATTTCTGCCTTGATATCTTTGGCATCGTGTGGATTGCTGGCATCGCTACCCCGCTCTTTGTCTACCACATCACTGACGTCGGCCTGCCGTGGCTTTCCTCAACGTTGATCGGCAACTTCGCGAACGACATCGCcgcgctggtggtggggcgCAGCCTCACCATGCTGCGAGAGCGATACGGGAAGATCTACGATGTGACTGGCGAGGAGCCGCCAGCCACGGGGGCGGCGAACCAGCCGAGGAAGCGGCCGCTAAAGGAGGCGAATGGGCTCGTgaggatgctgctgcgcagcccgCACCATCTTAACCGCGCCATTAGTCCGAACAAGTCAGTGGAGGGTGCCGTGGCAGGTGTGATTATGAATGCGGTCAGCTTTGCTGGCCTCATGTTCTGGTTTTACCGGGAGTtgtgtgctgcgccggcggcaaaTGTTGTGGACCCGGCGTTCCAGAACGTCGCTCTGTGGCTACTCCTCGGCACCATCATGGGAGTGCTCGGTGTATGCGGGGATTTACTAGAGTCCCTGCTGaagcgtgctgcgcgcgtgaAGGATGCGGGCTTCATTATCCCAGGGCATGGTGGCATTCTGGATCGTGTGGACGGCATGTTGCTTGTTTTCCCGTTCATGCACTGTGCCCTGCGCGGCATCATGAGTCTGTCCAGCAACTCGGGAAATCGTCGCTAG
- the DC2 gene encoding outer dynein arm docking complex protein, giving the protein MSVVAAKKKGAVSDTLRHSQIADGILAAQDQGARQQEQILHITEENDQIKKEISALSGTHYDYVKADKLASLQSDVEGLERRYQFEKMRKNDLTKRYQLARIDLLQSRKMKGGINVEKEQAAAVQRQVDILESRLDQTLGQFNDALSYNKELRDRIDVIREERRVFLRVHKRMEDDLKTKKRLMAEHIEKSNRDMDDRDAQLREVERLRAALAEQRQAYTNQLRDLDTAMMDIKAMRDEQTEMQLELEAREYDFDERMGDTKAARAQEEVVTSRRAIGASVPGNGEEPVSTTGGEDDEDDTHTLLCVERESATITSILAQIKDDLQTDDIDELRAKYLHTGDLNFSMYKYVNELSAKKEALKDSIRDLQRLLSEEDDSERQHRALIKGLEEELAGTESKLDEMNYATVQLRDAVQRTAATAEDVYAHIGCPQMADGAVEGEERCTEANMKQFLGTIEERATHILIAFQRHHQFSANSRTSVASSSRVTRDLQSPKETVQNLEEEDNALTANTTDSPHGETMQMAEDWEVEESPIMPIAPQTAHSAVSARDLVRMMELPSASLAGGTTDRDSNLYADQDDDHIVSHEDIRKQMEARLATMREREERNQRKKKDAAQKAK; this is encoded by the coding sequence ATGTCAGTGGTGGCCGCCAAAAAGAAGGGCGCAGTGTCCGACACTCTGCGCCACTCGCAGATAGCGGATGGCATCCTCGCTGCACAGGACCAGGGCGCGCGTCAGCAAGAACAGATCCTGCATATAACCGAAGAGAACGACCAAATCAAGAAGGAGATCAGTGCTCTCTCTGGCACGCATTACGACTATGTCAAGGCGGATAAGCTGGCGTCGTTGCAGAGCGATGTTGAAGGTCTGGAGCGCCGCTACCAGTTTGAGAAGATGCGCAAAAATGATCTGACGAAGCGGTACCAGCTGGCCCGCATCGACCTCCTCCAAAGCCGCAAGATGAAGGGCGGCATCAATGTAGAGAAGGaacaggcagcggcggtgcagcgccagGTCGACATTCTGGAGAGCCGACTGGATCAAACGTTAGGTCAGTTCAACGATGCTCTGTCGTATAACAAagagctgcgcgaccgcATCGACGTCATTCGAGAGGAGCGTCGCGTGTTCCTGCGCGTGCACAAGCGCATGGAGGACGATTTGAAGACGAAGAAGCGCCTCATGGCCGAGCACATTGAGAAGTCGAACAGGGATATGGACGATcgcgacgcgcagctgcgcgaggtggagcggttgcgcgccgcgctggccgagcagcgccaggCCTACACCAATCAGCTGCGCGACCTGGACACCGCCATGATGGACATCAAGGCCATGCGCGATGAGCAGACGGAGATGCAGctcgagctggaggcgcgcgagTACGATTTTGACGAGCGCATGGGCGACACGAAAGCTGCCCGCGCTCAGGAAGAAGTGGTCACCTCCCGGCGAGCGATTGGCGCGTCGGTGCCCGGCAACGGCGAAGAGCCGGTCTCCACGACGGGTggggaggacgacgaggacgacacacacacattgcTGTGTGTGGAGAGAGAGTCCGCCACCATAACAAGCATTCTTGCTCAGATCAAGGACGACCTGCAGACAGACGATATCGACGAGTTGCGCGCAAAGTACTTGCACACAGGCGACCTGAACTTCTCCATGTACAAGTACGTCAACGAGCTGTCTGCcaagaaggaggcgctgaaggacAGCATCCGCGACCTTCAGCGTCTTctgagcgaggaggacgacagCGAGCGTCAGCACCGCGCTCTCATCAAGGggctcgaggaggagctggcagGCACCGAGTCCAAGCTAGATGAGATGAACTACGCGACTGTGCAGttgcgcgacgccgtgcagcGTACCGCAGCCACGGCTGAGGATGTGTATGCGCACATCGGGTGCCCGCAAATGGCCGATGGCGCTGTGGAGGGTGAGGAGAGGTGCACAGAGGCCAACATGAAGCAGTTCCTCGGCACTATTGAGGAGCGCGCCACGCACATCTTGATTGCCTttcagcgccaccaccagtTTTCCGCGAACTCGCGCACCTCGGTGGCGTCGTCTTCTCGCGTCACCCGAGATCTTCAGTCTCCGAAGGAGACTGTGCAGAATTtggaggaggaagacaaTGCATTAACTGCCAACACGACAGACTCCCCACACGGCGAAACTATGCAGATGGCAGAAGACtgggaggtggaggagagcccCATAATGCCGATTGCCCCCCAGACAGCCCATAGCGCCGTATCGGCACGCGATCTTGTGCGTATGATGGAGCTGCCCAGCGCCAGTCTGGCTGGCGGGACGACAGATCGCGACAGTAACCTCTACGCTGACCAGGATGACGATCACATCGTCTCGCACGAGGACATCCGTAAGCAGATGGAGGCCCGCCTGGCTACGATGCGTGAGCGTGAGGAGCGCAACCAGCGCAAGAAGAAGGACGCAGCTCAGAAGGCCAAGTAG
- a CDS encoding putative cysteine peptidase, Clan CA, family C19: protein MSSEGALSSGDAMEEMELKERNHSIEGSSFTATTRDSFASAEEDSTASQVNEEACMATGKPRTITWNGTATTAHDYTAASTAETDDEENAAVVAQPQLPLDRLQAYIQALVGNILESLRGFDGSITWLKRSHSAIAAHLDGINAGAVPAATEEFSVAWFGIASAVLHDLIQESVADIFALATPPLLSSENEESARGLCVTPHELSVAFVSGLQSIVSEVMNDGGCHGSGGSHHFSRYSLRSFAHVKEISEMSRRLMEEHLTQGAHVPHALRNKYSDDTTPIDCKEDLCSILQSTADAWVCSFFPAYQQRSRNPTEVAPFLWGEEEDASRLNLELFFYCLYFACQQRSLMQNREALPRGVVVPTAWMEQLLRWSTQAKEQHCLASPGPHPPFPGPIDTFALMTVSPHDPRRHWLSLDSERYQVIPETLYNSFFDFFGTGPKYVMYGAFPLRERCLLMWKPLPLTVFTTFEWWERNESDGALDKYSVEVPVEEALLHSDMREVCHLAWGVMREEEGMMSDKVARVWFAAINGTDTVRICCKGLYMLSVKTGPFTIAERGDGMDVTVQEILQQLRRRIEQYMPESVEEWRLQTSGKVLLSLVLTLNNTNGDDGGGEITRTMEVAAHQCGVCGLTNVGNTCYMNSALQCLSNLTSFRTKLLTLPISHFSQAVITPLLIRLLTTMWSGQHSFAETRELKEQIGMRVKRFSGYQQQDANEFIEVLLDHLSEEINLLSERCYRQREDSDKAIATQELSTIFWSNFLENNKSFIPPLFFHQSKTVFTCLTCGECSTVFDNNVTLSVSIKDPPQRRAMSVDVMVELSKSDDAAEPVSHSGFMAPLFRPVKGGTARAHALVTLKVHVLVQPDNTVREQEVEEALRQLLLSNASASREVLRFFLDGSADEMTAEEEKQRARSVAARVQVDVRVMDIPDHGRVFAWARCYLASADLSVASAPPPTTVGAAGAPAARVWYFMKDAPLPSTTAIIGTPVWIDEFPASYGAEHPQPAAVDAADAEGLVLASEPRDCMTAYAEHIRPRSLEVATALLQRVPEDETDEVALFTPTETLSGGAGYVTPPSHKHEAKGKLASANDAGAAAASIERDIKIVQRILRKSTTASVTKTTSTGDDINTDATGSEACEKAPASTALTTTIVVCIQYDSAKYQLVTDGRSSDAFGLRGVGSDITPEVKCSLHECLSHSMQPDLLRGEDAWFCSRCKEFRETKVHRTLFRLPPCLIVSFKRFKMHTYSADKKNTTVQFPSELDFAPYLDPESAGLQTEGTKYRLRGVVYHTGSLSFGHYTAAAFNDSVKKWVYYNDTHATIDSCDAPAPNGAYILCFERVEATASPA, encoded by the coding sequence ATGAGCTCTGAAGGAGCTCTGAGCTCTGGGGACGCtatggaggagatggagctGAAGGAGAGAAACCACAGCATTGAAGGATCTTCGTTTACCGCCACTACCCGTGACAGCTTCGCCTCTGCAGAAGAAGACTCGACAGCATCACAGGTCAACGAAGAAGCGTGCATGGCTACCGGCAAGCCGAGAACCATAACTTGGAATGGGACGGCTACGACAGCGCATGACTACACCGCTGCTTCTACGGCTGAAACGGATGACGAGGAGAAtgctgccgtggtggcgcagccgcagcttcCGCTCGACCGACTCCAGGCTTATATTCAGGCGCTTGTGGGAAACATCTTGGAGAGCCTTCGCGGGTTCGACGGCAGCATCACATGGCTAAAGCGCTCACACTCGGCCATCGCAGCCCACCTGGACGGCATCAACGCCGGGGCTGTTCCGGCCGCAACGGAGGAGTTTAGCGTTGCCTGGTTCGGTATCGCAAGCGCTGTGCTGCATGACTTGATCCAAGAAAGCGTAGCGGACATTTTCGCTctcgcgacgccgccgcttctgtcCAGCGAGAATGAGGAATCAGCGCGTGGGTTGTGCGTGACGCCGCACGAGCTGTCCGTTGCCTTTGTCTCGGGTTTGCAGAGCATTGTTTCGGAGGTGATGAATGACGGCGGGTGCCATGGCTCGGGTGGCAGCCACCACTTCAGCCGCTACTCCTTGCGCAGTTTTGCCCATGTAAAGGAGATCAGCGAGATGAGCCGCCGTCTCATGGAGGAACACTTGACGCAGGGAGCACACgtgccgcacgcgctgcgcaacaAGTACAGCGACGATACGACCCCTATCGACTGCAAGGAGGACCTCTGCTCCATTCTCCAGAGCACTGCTGATGCGTGGGTGTGCAGCTTCTTTCCAGCCTACCAGCAGCGCTCTCGCAACCCAACAGAGGTGGCGCCGTTTCtgtggggggaggaagaggacgcCTCGCGCCTTAACCTGGAGCTGTTCTTTTACTGCTTGTACTTTGCTTGTCAGCAGCGGAGCTTGATGCAGAACAGGGAAGCTCTTCCGCGCGGCGTTGTGGTGCCGACGGCGTggatggagcagctgctgaggTGGTCCACGCAAGCGAAGGAGCAGCACTGCTTGGCCTCACCCGGGCCACACCCACCTTTTCCGGGCCCGATCGACACGTTCGCGCTCATGACGGTCTCGCCGCACGACCCGCGCCGGCACTGGCTTTCTCTAGACTCGGAGCGATACCAGGTGATTCCAGAGACTCTGTACAACTCCTTCTTTGACTTCTTTGGCACCGGCCCCAAGTACGTCATGTATGGAGCCTTTCCTCTGCGGGAGCGCTGTCTCCTCATGTGGAAGCCGCTTCCGCTGACCGTGTTCACGACATTTGAGTGGTGGGAGCGGAACGAATCGGACGGAGCGCTTGACAAGTACAGCGTAGAGGTGCCCGTGGAGGAGGCACTCCTGCATAGCGACATGCGCGAGGTGTGCCACCTCGCCTGGGGCGtgatgagggaggaggagggcatgATGTCGGACAAGGTGGCCAGAGTGTGGTTTGCGGCAATCAACGGAACCGACACGgtgcgcatctgctgcaAAGGCCTCTACATGCTTTCCGTGAAAACAGGTCCGTTCACGATTGCAGAAAGGGGGGATGGGATGGACGTGACCGTGCAGGAGATattgcagcagctgcggcggcgcatcgAGCAGTATATGCCGGAGAGCGTGGAGGAGTGGAGGCTGCAGACGAGCGGGAAGGTGCTCTTGTCCCTGGTGCTGACGCTGAACAACACaaacggcgacgacggcggaggcgaaaTTACACGCACGATGGAGGTGGCAGCACACCAATGCGGTGTGTGCGGCCTGACCAATGTCGGCAACACATGCTACATGAACAGTGCCCTTCAGTGCTTGTCGAATCTCACCTCCTTCCGCACGAAGCTTTTGACGCTTCCCATTTCGCACTTTTCACAGGCGGTTATAACTCCGCTGCTCATTAGGCTGCTGACGACGATGTGGTCTGGGCAGCACTCCTTCGCGGAGACCCGTGAGCTTAAGGAGCAGATTGGTATGCGAGTGAAGCGTTTTTCTGGCTACCAGCAGCAAGATGCAAATGAGTTCATAGAAGTGCTCCTGGATCACCTGAGTGAGGAGATCAATCTCCTCTCGGAGCGATGCTACCGACAGCGCGAGGACAGCGACAAGGCGATCGCGACGCAGGAGCTCTCCACCATCTTCTGGAGCAACTTCTTGGAAAACAACAAGTCGTTCATAccgcccctcttcttccaccAGTCGAAGACCGTCTTCACATGCCTCACCTGTGGGGAGTGCAGCACCGTCTTCGACAACAACGTCACGCTCTCCGTCAGCATCAAAGacccgccgcagcggcgcgccatgAGCGTGGATGTTATGGTGGAGCTAAGCAAGTCTGACGACGCGGCCGAGCCCGTCTCACACAGCGGCTTCATGGCACCGCTGTTTCGACCTGTGAAGGGGGGCACGGcccgtgcgcacgcgctggtgACGCTGAAGGTTCACGTGCTGGTGCAGCCAGACAACACGGTGCGCGagcaggaggtggaggaggcgcttcgacagctgctgctgagcaatGCCAGTGCTAGCAGAGAGGTGCTGCGCTTTTTTCTGGACGGCTCTGCAGATGAGATGactgcggaggaggaaaagcAGAGGGCAAGGAGTGTggcagcgcgcgtgcaggTGGACGTGCGCGTAATGGACATTCCTGATCATGGTCGCGTGTTTGCTTGGGCACGGTGCTACCTGGCGAGCGCAGATCTGAGCgtggcatctgcgccgccaccgactACAGTGGGTGCAGCAGGGGCGCCTGCGGCACGTGTGTGGTACTTCATGAAGGATGCACCGCTTCCCTCCACGACTGCCATAATAGGCACCCCGGTTTGGATCGACGAGTTTCCGGCGTCTTACGGTGCGGAGCACCCGCAGCCTGCGGCCGTAGatgccgccgacgcggagGGGCTCGTTTTGGCCAGCGAACCCCGTGACTGCATGACCGCCTACGCGGAGCACATCCGCCCGCGCTCTTTAGAGGTGGCGACAGCACTTCTTCAACGCGTTCCAGAAGACGAGACGGACGAGGTAGCGCTCTTCACTCCCACAGAGACTCTAAGCGGAGGGGCAGGGTACGTCACGCCTCCATCCCACAAGCACGAAGCCAAAGGAAAGCTGGCGTCCGCCaacgacgccggcgcagcggctgcatcCATTGAGCGAGACATCAAGATAGTTCAGCGCATTCTCCGCAAATCCACAACCGCCAGCGTCACAAAAACCACATCCACGGGCGACGACATTAACACAGATGCGACAGGGAGCGAGGCCTGTGAAAAGGCGCCAGCTTCCACGGCGCTGACGACCACCATTGTCGTGTGCATCCAGTACGACTCTGCCAAGTATCAGCTCGTTACCGACGGACGGAGTTCGGATGCCTTTGGACTCCGCGGCGTAGGTAGCGACATCACCCCGGAGGTGAAATGCTCGCTGCACGAGTGCTTGTCGCACTCTATGCAGCCGGACCTGCTGCGGGGCGAGGATGCCTGGTTCTGCAGTCGGTGCAAGGAGTTTCGGGAGACGAAAGTGCACCGCACCCTCTTCCGTCTGCCCCCGTGCCTCATTGTGTCCTTTAAGCGCTTTAAGATGCACACGTACAGCGCCGACAAGAAGAACACCACAGTGCAGTTCCCCAGCGAGCTCGACTTTGCGCCGTACCTGGACCCCGAATCCGCTGGACTTCAGACGGAGGGCACGAAGTACCGCCTGCGCGGTGTGGTGTACCACACCGGGTCGCTCAGCTTTGGGCATTACACTGCGGCCGCCTTCAACGATTCCGTGAAGAAATGGGTATACTAcaacgacacacacgcgacgATCGACAGCTGCGACGCCCCAGCGCCGAATGGGGCGTACATTTTGTGTTTTGAGCGCGTTGAAGCTACGGCAAGTCCAGCGTAA